One part of the Solea solea chromosome 16, fSolSol10.1, whole genome shotgun sequence genome encodes these proteins:
- the LOC131475451 gene encoding mucin-4-like isoform X1, with product MALSQVQCLDDNHVNPRTHESKPEFLYSEDQRLAVEALLCDGREAFFKYLEDRGLRGFLSDPELETLAGAVEPRDPDTELLPQNAEEGVCESRLSLQYWPDLSDTSVPQMDLGWPDTKSYRGVTRATVYTQPPLDGQAHIKEIVRRTIAQAQKVIAVVMDVFTDVDIFRDLLDAGFKRKVSVYILLERTRLPHFLSMCQRANMHAGYLKHLRVRCAEGAEFCSRSCAKVKGQLGHRFMFIDGDKAVSGSYSFTWMASRLDRNLITVVTGQAVDGFDQLFRILYLTSSFVDLRQVTTESEPEPEPAPLPAAVAPPSAADVRKLYNPKYALVAAGNLITSTAKNSTKEPKDDKNADVLDGKKMRRGKDTIQEAPPLHPGLINLEKACLISYLPTWPEPDPPSDVIGFINIRDASKPNQVHLQRSEMFETSQAIRFSSPFSTPKEAPLEVAQHKHENMNKPQSTQNETKAAEPVVDSNHPVEHSAEPSGVKTKEDDAPEQSLATSVHNPEPAKDTSKTLNTENELHLNTTTKQNPNGQNSTTSHVCEHSLSQSSSNSSTPSASSSSHTTPTVTTSSPKLLSPSGSIPEKETETSLNTRSSESHTQTETEVTQIDSRTRALPMRPHSSPEMTLNIQTVHSHMHTSSASPVQPQSVSPPSLSEKDSTELSRTDISDGTSVPSISCSTPVPPLISSTTLDPPVPASSAASTLTMIAPIPKPRTVQLVIRNDGASEGQKLPEVSVVRRPESRDSTVPLVVRRETDAVNVLQTHPEKEPETLAQVQVSAEVKPGALKDTASAGNPKGTTHPHQNVTSQETKDDERVNTAVPLSPAAPKPQGQSDVLTVDAPKAHSENNQEVITKGEVKNNSLMSSDFKTPSKTDMDSVATVQTGAKALDKTLLGCGFTKEPNENSEAVMRRKTYLARAHEPQIISYCEVNSPVDISARTNPRTSNDSGSHADDEPNVEEHNRHDGVATQGSQKIPKAQGRSYTPERPRRLNLVNTHMSELHSPTTEKPPQPPSPLVRTPTPDDFIPRTPTSGSRSHTPDPRNHTLDFRTPTSDMSDGYVSPREGSTLSTTSEEYYECIDSPTHDPVFHQIDYLFHGTTVDCDCFVCTNASPLHINDNSHASEARKSLSSSSQEKLEMGSTEMKAKRQEDAKGIVADLTQEIERIGGNDRKTLTDHFIEAKDLTEISGNNNNTQPQVAKGKQSAAPRVDGGVSPREIMNKASNAKRTLAGDLMPEKCSTDRGKPDKEKLVDEAAVRPSSVERRVQSSRDTQGQKSPAGQLHASASRSPRRPPSSRESVVSQQAPVANNRSKMRHLQNQQSSPNAQASVPRTRSNAESQLCRRSPLQEAPPQEEGKSPFAFTLSKLYNLKGLKSKVSHPQSRKHSSSSPAK from the exons ATGGCTCTGTCCCAGGTCCAGTGCCTCGATGATAACCACGTGAACCCACGGACGCACGAGTCCAAGCCGGAGTTTCTGTACAGCGAGGACCAGCGGCTCGCGGTGGAGGCTCTGCTCTGTGATGGACGCGAGGCGTTCTTTAAATACCTCGAGGACCGCGGCCTGCGGGGCTTCCTGTCGGACCCGGAGCTGGAAACTCTGGCCGGGGCGGTGGAGCCCCGTGACCCTGACACGGAGCTCCTCCCGCAGAATGCGGAGGAGGGGGTCTGCGAGTCCCGGCTATCGCTTCAATACTGGCCCGATCTGTCGGACACATCTGTGCCGCAGATGGACCTGGGCTGGCCGGACACCAAATCTTACCGCGGAGTGACGCGCGCTACTGTTTACACGCAACCGCCGCTGGATGGCCAGGCGCACATCAAAGAGATTGTTAGAAGGACGATTGCGCAGGCGCAGAAG gtgaTAGCCGTGGTGATGGACGTCTTCACCGATGTCGACATCTTTAGAGATTTACTCGATGCTGGTTTCAAGAGGAAGGTTTCTGTTTACATCCTGCTGGAACGTACAAGGCTACCTCATTTCCTCTCCATGTGTCAGAGGGCCAACATGCATGCTGGATACCTCAAG cacCTTCGTGTCCGCTGCGCCGAAGGGGCAGAGTTCTGTTCTCGGTCATGTGCCAAGGTCAAAGGGCAGCTGGGACACAGATTCATGTTCATCGATGGGGACAAAGCCGTGTCTGGGTCGTACAG TTTCACCTGGATGGCATCGCGACTGGACAGAAACCTCATCACCGTGGTGACCGGCCAGGCAGTGGATGGCTTCGACCAGCTGTTTCGCATCCTTTACCTGACCTCCAGCTTCGTTGACCTCCGGCAGGTCACCACGGAGTCAGAACCTGAGCCAGAGCCCGCCCCACTGCCGGCTGCTGTTGCCCCTCcttctgctgctgatgtcaGGAAACTGTATAATCCCAAATATGCACTAGTAGCTGCAGGAAATCTGATCACATCTACTGCGAAAAACAGCACCAAAGAGCCCAAAGATGACAAGAATGCAGATGTCCTGGATGGCAAGAAGATGAGGCGTGGTAAAGACACTATACAGGAGGCTCCTCCCCTCCACCCTGGACTTATCAATTTAGAGAAGGCGTGTTTGATCTCATACCTGCCCACTTGGCCAGAGCCTGACCCCCCAAGTGATGTAATTGGGTTCATTAATATCCGTGATGCCAGCAAACCAAACCAGGTCCACCTGCAGAGATCGGAAATGTTTGAAACAAGCCAAGCAATTAGGTTTAGCAGTCCATTCAGCACGCCTAAGGAAGCACCGCTGGAGGTTGCCCAGCACAAACACGAGAACATGAATAAACCTCAATcaacacaaaatgaaacaaaagctGCGGAGCCTGTGGTGGACAGTAATCATCCAGTAGAACACAGTGCAGAGCCTAGTGGTGTGAAAACTAAAGAAGACGATGCGCCTGAACAGAGTCTAGCCACATCTGTGCATAACCCAGAACCTGCAAAAGACACAAGTAAGACTCTCAACACAGAGAAtgaactgcatttaaacacaaccACCAAACAAAATCCAAACGGCCAAAACAGCACTACATCCCATGTCTGTGAACATTCACTGTCTCAGTCCAGCAGCAACTCATCCACCCCTAGTGCTAGTAGTAGTTCACACACCACACCAACAGTCACTACAAGCAGTCCAAAGCTGCTATCCCCCTCAGGATCCATCCctgaaaaagagacagaaactaGTTTAAACACACGGAGttcagagtcacacacacaaacagagacagaggtgaCACAGATAGATTCACGCACACGGGCTCTTCCCATGCGGCCACACAGTTCCCCCGAAATGACTCTTAACATCCAGACTGTCCACAGCCACATGCACACCTCCTCCGCTTCTCCCGTGCAACCTCAGTCCGTCagtcccccctccctctctgaaAAAGACAGCACAGAGCTCTCAAGGACAGATATCAGTGATGGCACTTCTGTGCCCTCCATCAGCTGCTCCACCCCTGTCCCGCCTCTTATCTCTTCTACAACTCTAGATCCTCCCGTCCCTGCATCCTCCGCCGCCTCAACTTTGACTATGATTGCTCCCATCCCCAAACCCCGCACTGTCCAGCTGGTTATCAGAAACGATGGAGCCAGTGAAGGCCAGAAGCTGCCAGAGGTCAGTGTCGTCAGGAGACCTGAGAGCCGAGACAGCACAGTGCCACTCGTGGTCCGCAGGGAAACAGATGCAGTAAATGTGCTGCAGACACACCCGGAAAAAGAGCCAGAGACTCTCGCACAAGTGCAGGTGAGCGCTGAGGTCAAACCAGGAGCCCTAAAGGACACAGCAAGCGCAGGAAACCCTAAAGGAACAACACATCCACATCAGAATGTGACTTCCCAAGAGACAAAGGATGATGAAAGAGTGAATACAGCTGTGCCACTGTCACCTGCTGCTCCCAAACCACAGGGGCAGTCAGATGTTTTGACTGTTGATGCACCAAAGGCACATAGTGAGAATAATCAAGAAGTAATTACAAAAGGAGAagttaaaaacaacagtttaatgTCATCAGACTTCAAAACACCCTCAAAGACAGACATGGATAGTGTAGCCACAGTACAGACAGGCGCCAAGGCCTTAGATAAAACCCTACTAGGCTGTGGGTTCACAAAGGAGccaaatgaaaacagtgaagCTGTGATGAGACGCAAAACATACCTTGCCAGAGCTCATGAGCCTCAGATAATATCATATTGCGAAGTCAATTCACCTGTGGACATCTCTGCCAGGACTAATCCACGCACGTCCAACGACAGTGGCAGTCACGCAGACGACGAGCCAAATGTAGAGGAACATAACAGACATGACGGTGTTGCCACTCAAGGATCTCAAAAGATTCCCAAAGCACAGGGACGCTCATACACTCCTGAAAGGCCCCGGCGCTTGAATCttgtcaacacacacatgtcaGAGCTGCATTCCCCGACCACTGAGAAACCTCCACAGCCGCCCTCTCCTCTGGTTCGCACTCCAACACCTGATGATTTCATTCCACGCACGCCTACGTCAGGCTCGCGCTCGCACACGCCGGATCCACGGAATCATACTCTAGACTTTCGAACACCCACGTCAGACATGAGCGACGGGTACGTCTCGCCGAGGGAAGGCTCCACTCTATCTACCACCTCGGAGGAGTATTACGAATGCATCGACTCGCCGACCCATGACCCTGTATTTCACCAAATTGATTATCTTTTCCACGGGACGACAGTGGACTGCGATTGCTTCGTATGCACGAATGCGAGTCCACTACACATAAACGATAACTCTCATGCTAGTGAAGCGAGGAAGAGTTTGTCCTCTTCCTCGCAGGAGAAACTGGAAATGGGGTCGACGGAGATGAAAGCAAAGAGACAAGAGGATGCAAAGGGGATTGTGGCAGATCTTACCCAGGAGATAGAGAGGATAGGCGGCAATGACAGGAAGACATTAACAGATCACTTTATAGAAGCCAAAGATTTGACAGAGATAtctggaaacaacaacaatacccAACCCCAAGTTGCTAAAGGAAAACAGTCGGCAGCACCCAGAGTGGACGGAGGAGTGAGCCCAAGAGAAATAATGAATAAGGCATCAAATGCGAAGAGAACATTAGCTGGTGACCTAATGCCTGAGAAGTGTTCCACTGACCGAGGGAAACCAGACAAAGAGAAGTTAGTGGATGAGGCAGCAGTAAGACCAAGTAGCGTGGAGAGGAGAGTCCAGTCATCCAGAGATACTCAAGGACAGAAG TCTCCGGCAGGACAGCTGCACGCCTCTGCGTCGAGGTCTCCTCGCAGACCGCCCTCCAGCAGGGAAAGCGTTGTTTCTCAACAGGCTCCCGTGGCGAACAAcaggtccaaaatgagacatttgcaGAATCAGCAGTCTTCCCCAAATGCCCAGGCCTCTGTTCCACGCACACGCTCAAACGCAGAGTCGCAGCTCTGTCGCCGTTCTCCACTCCAGGAGGCACCTCCTCAGGAAGAGGGAAAGTCTCCATTTGCCTTCACTTTAAGCAAACTGTACAACCTCAAAGGCCTGAAGAGCAAGGTAAGCCACCCACAGAGCaggaagcacagcagcagctctccaGCAAAATGA
- the LOC131475451 gene encoding mucin-2-like isoform X2: protein MALSQVQCLDDNHVNPRTHESKPEFLYSEDQRLAVEALLCDGREAFFKYLEDRGLRGFLSDPELETLAGAVEPRDPDTELLPQNAEEGVCESRLSLQYWPDLSDTSVPQMDLGWPDTKSYRGVTRATVYTQPPLDGQAHIKEIVRRTIAQAQKVIAVVMDVFTDVDIFRDLLDAGFKRKVSVYILLERTRLPHFLSMCQRANMHAGYLKHLRVRCAEGAEFCSRSCAKVKGQLGHRFMFIDGDKAVSGSYSFTWMASRLDRNLITVVTGQAVDGFDQLFRILYLTSSFVDLRQVTTESEPEPEPAPLPAAVAPPSAADVRKLYNPKYALVAAGNLITSTAKNSTKEPKDDKNADVLDGKKMRRGKDTIQEAPPLHPGLINLEKACLISYLPTWPEPDPPSDVIGFINIRDASKPNQVHLQRSEMFETSQAIRFSSPFSTPKEAPLEVAQHKHENMNKPQSTQNETKAAEPVVDSNHPVEHSAEPSGVKTKEDDAPEQSLATSVHNPEPAKDTSKTLNTENELHLNTTTKQNPNGQNSTTSHVCEHSLSQSSSNSSTPSASSSSHTTPTVTTSSPKLLSPSGSIPEKETETSLNTRSSESHTQTETEVTQIDSRTRALPMRPHSSPEMTLNIQTVHSHMHTSSASPVQPQSVSPPSLSEKDSTELSRTDISDGTSVPSISCSTPVPPLISSTTLDPPVPASSAASTLTMIAPIPKPRTVQLVIRNDGASEGQKLPEVSVVRRPESRDSTVPLVVRRETDAVNVLQTHPEKEPETLAQVQVSAEVKPGALKDTASAGNPKGTTHPHQNVTSQETKDDERVNTAVPLSPAAPKPQGQSDVLTVDAPKAHSENNQEVITKGEVKNNSLMSSDFKTPSKTDMDSVATVQTGAKALDKTLLGCGFTKEPNENSEAVMRRKTYLARAHEPQIISYCEVNSPVDISARTNPRTSNDSGSHADDEPNVEEHNRHDGVATQGSQKIPKAQGRSYTPERPRRLNLVNTHMSELHSPTTEKPPQPPSPLVRTPTPDDFIPRTPTSGSRSHTPDPRNHTLDFRTPTSDMSDGYVSPREGSTLSTTSEEYYECIDSPTHDPVFHQIDYLFHGTTVDCDCFVCTNASPLHINDNSHASEARKSLSSSSQEKLEMGSTEMKAKRQEDAKGIVADLTQEIERIGGNDRKTLTDHFIEAKDLTEISGNNNNTQPQVAKGKQSAAPRVDGGVSPREIMNKASNAKRTLAGDLMPEKCSTDRGKPDKEKLVDEAAVRPSSVERRVQSSRDTQGQKALSIHTIRPD from the exons ATGGCTCTGTCCCAGGTCCAGTGCCTCGATGATAACCACGTGAACCCACGGACGCACGAGTCCAAGCCGGAGTTTCTGTACAGCGAGGACCAGCGGCTCGCGGTGGAGGCTCTGCTCTGTGATGGACGCGAGGCGTTCTTTAAATACCTCGAGGACCGCGGCCTGCGGGGCTTCCTGTCGGACCCGGAGCTGGAAACTCTGGCCGGGGCGGTGGAGCCCCGTGACCCTGACACGGAGCTCCTCCCGCAGAATGCGGAGGAGGGGGTCTGCGAGTCCCGGCTATCGCTTCAATACTGGCCCGATCTGTCGGACACATCTGTGCCGCAGATGGACCTGGGCTGGCCGGACACCAAATCTTACCGCGGAGTGACGCGCGCTACTGTTTACACGCAACCGCCGCTGGATGGCCAGGCGCACATCAAAGAGATTGTTAGAAGGACGATTGCGCAGGCGCAGAAG gtgaTAGCCGTGGTGATGGACGTCTTCACCGATGTCGACATCTTTAGAGATTTACTCGATGCTGGTTTCAAGAGGAAGGTTTCTGTTTACATCCTGCTGGAACGTACAAGGCTACCTCATTTCCTCTCCATGTGTCAGAGGGCCAACATGCATGCTGGATACCTCAAG cacCTTCGTGTCCGCTGCGCCGAAGGGGCAGAGTTCTGTTCTCGGTCATGTGCCAAGGTCAAAGGGCAGCTGGGACACAGATTCATGTTCATCGATGGGGACAAAGCCGTGTCTGGGTCGTACAG TTTCACCTGGATGGCATCGCGACTGGACAGAAACCTCATCACCGTGGTGACCGGCCAGGCAGTGGATGGCTTCGACCAGCTGTTTCGCATCCTTTACCTGACCTCCAGCTTCGTTGACCTCCGGCAGGTCACCACGGAGTCAGAACCTGAGCCAGAGCCCGCCCCACTGCCGGCTGCTGTTGCCCCTCcttctgctgctgatgtcaGGAAACTGTATAATCCCAAATATGCACTAGTAGCTGCAGGAAATCTGATCACATCTACTGCGAAAAACAGCACCAAAGAGCCCAAAGATGACAAGAATGCAGATGTCCTGGATGGCAAGAAGATGAGGCGTGGTAAAGACACTATACAGGAGGCTCCTCCCCTCCACCCTGGACTTATCAATTTAGAGAAGGCGTGTTTGATCTCATACCTGCCCACTTGGCCAGAGCCTGACCCCCCAAGTGATGTAATTGGGTTCATTAATATCCGTGATGCCAGCAAACCAAACCAGGTCCACCTGCAGAGATCGGAAATGTTTGAAACAAGCCAAGCAATTAGGTTTAGCAGTCCATTCAGCACGCCTAAGGAAGCACCGCTGGAGGTTGCCCAGCACAAACACGAGAACATGAATAAACCTCAATcaacacaaaatgaaacaaaagctGCGGAGCCTGTGGTGGACAGTAATCATCCAGTAGAACACAGTGCAGAGCCTAGTGGTGTGAAAACTAAAGAAGACGATGCGCCTGAACAGAGTCTAGCCACATCTGTGCATAACCCAGAACCTGCAAAAGACACAAGTAAGACTCTCAACACAGAGAAtgaactgcatttaaacacaaccACCAAACAAAATCCAAACGGCCAAAACAGCACTACATCCCATGTCTGTGAACATTCACTGTCTCAGTCCAGCAGCAACTCATCCACCCCTAGTGCTAGTAGTAGTTCACACACCACACCAACAGTCACTACAAGCAGTCCAAAGCTGCTATCCCCCTCAGGATCCATCCctgaaaaagagacagaaactaGTTTAAACACACGGAGttcagagtcacacacacaaacagagacagaggtgaCACAGATAGATTCACGCACACGGGCTCTTCCCATGCGGCCACACAGTTCCCCCGAAATGACTCTTAACATCCAGACTGTCCACAGCCACATGCACACCTCCTCCGCTTCTCCCGTGCAACCTCAGTCCGTCagtcccccctccctctctgaaAAAGACAGCACAGAGCTCTCAAGGACAGATATCAGTGATGGCACTTCTGTGCCCTCCATCAGCTGCTCCACCCCTGTCCCGCCTCTTATCTCTTCTACAACTCTAGATCCTCCCGTCCCTGCATCCTCCGCCGCCTCAACTTTGACTATGATTGCTCCCATCCCCAAACCCCGCACTGTCCAGCTGGTTATCAGAAACGATGGAGCCAGTGAAGGCCAGAAGCTGCCAGAGGTCAGTGTCGTCAGGAGACCTGAGAGCCGAGACAGCACAGTGCCACTCGTGGTCCGCAGGGAAACAGATGCAGTAAATGTGCTGCAGACACACCCGGAAAAAGAGCCAGAGACTCTCGCACAAGTGCAGGTGAGCGCTGAGGTCAAACCAGGAGCCCTAAAGGACACAGCAAGCGCAGGAAACCCTAAAGGAACAACACATCCACATCAGAATGTGACTTCCCAAGAGACAAAGGATGATGAAAGAGTGAATACAGCTGTGCCACTGTCACCTGCTGCTCCCAAACCACAGGGGCAGTCAGATGTTTTGACTGTTGATGCACCAAAGGCACATAGTGAGAATAATCAAGAAGTAATTACAAAAGGAGAagttaaaaacaacagtttaatgTCATCAGACTTCAAAACACCCTCAAAGACAGACATGGATAGTGTAGCCACAGTACAGACAGGCGCCAAGGCCTTAGATAAAACCCTACTAGGCTGTGGGTTCACAAAGGAGccaaatgaaaacagtgaagCTGTGATGAGACGCAAAACATACCTTGCCAGAGCTCATGAGCCTCAGATAATATCATATTGCGAAGTCAATTCACCTGTGGACATCTCTGCCAGGACTAATCCACGCACGTCCAACGACAGTGGCAGTCACGCAGACGACGAGCCAAATGTAGAGGAACATAACAGACATGACGGTGTTGCCACTCAAGGATCTCAAAAGATTCCCAAAGCACAGGGACGCTCATACACTCCTGAAAGGCCCCGGCGCTTGAATCttgtcaacacacacatgtcaGAGCTGCATTCCCCGACCACTGAGAAACCTCCACAGCCGCCCTCTCCTCTGGTTCGCACTCCAACACCTGATGATTTCATTCCACGCACGCCTACGTCAGGCTCGCGCTCGCACACGCCGGATCCACGGAATCATACTCTAGACTTTCGAACACCCACGTCAGACATGAGCGACGGGTACGTCTCGCCGAGGGAAGGCTCCACTCTATCTACCACCTCGGAGGAGTATTACGAATGCATCGACTCGCCGACCCATGACCCTGTATTTCACCAAATTGATTATCTTTTCCACGGGACGACAGTGGACTGCGATTGCTTCGTATGCACGAATGCGAGTCCACTACACATAAACGATAACTCTCATGCTAGTGAAGCGAGGAAGAGTTTGTCCTCTTCCTCGCAGGAGAAACTGGAAATGGGGTCGACGGAGATGAAAGCAAAGAGACAAGAGGATGCAAAGGGGATTGTGGCAGATCTTACCCAGGAGATAGAGAGGATAGGCGGCAATGACAGGAAGACATTAACAGATCACTTTATAGAAGCCAAAGATTTGACAGAGATAtctggaaacaacaacaatacccAACCCCAAGTTGCTAAAGGAAAACAGTCGGCAGCACCCAGAGTGGACGGAGGAGTGAGCCCAAGAGAAATAATGAATAAGGCATCAAATGCGAAGAGAACATTAGCTGGTGACCTAATGCCTGAGAAGTGTTCCACTGACCGAGGGAAACCAGACAAAGAGAAGTTAGTGGATGAGGCAGCAGTAAGACCAAGTAGCGTGGAGAGGAGAGTCCAGTCATCCAGAGATACTCAAGGACAGAAG gctctgtcaatcCATACAatcagacccgactga